The following is a genomic window from Hymenobacter monticola.
ACTACCTGCTCAAGCCCTTCAGCTACGAGCGGTTCGTGAAAGCCACCGGCCGCTACCAGCCGCCCACGCCCGCCGCCCCGGCCGAGGAGCGCCACCTGCTGCTCAAGGACCAGGGCGGCCTGCTGCGGGTGCCCCTGGGCAGCATCCGCTACGTGGAAGGCTGTAAGGACTATGTGAAGGTGGTGACCACCGCCAAAACCTACCTGCACCACGCCACCATGAAGGAAATGGCCGACCAGCTGGGCCCCGATTTCGGCCGTACGCACCGCTCCTTCATCGTGGCCGCCGCGCACATTCAGCGCCTGCTGCCCGAGCAGGTGCTGCTGGCCGACGGCACGGCCTTGCCCATCGGCAATTCCTACAAGCCGGAGCTGCTGGCGTGGTTTAAGAACGGGTAGCGGCCGTCCCAAGCAGGCTTTTTGGGTAAAGCCGCGCTTGCGGCGGCTCCCACGCCAGACGGGCCGAGGCGAGCTGCAGCGCTTTTCGCTGGCCCGTCCGGCAGGGAACGCAGTCGGGTTATTTGACCGGACGGAGCCGTTGTTGCGTATCGGTATATCTTTACCGCACCGCCGGCGGCCCGGTCTCACCCGACCAACAGCCCAGCGTTTGCTTCCTTTCCCTGCCTAGCATATGGCCTCTTTCCATGCCGAGCTGCACCTGACGGGCACTTCCTACCGGGTGGTGCGCTGCCAGTATGCCTGCCACCAGTCCACCGATGCCCGGGGCCGGGTGAATGCCAAGGTGCGCCACGACCTGCTGCTCCTGACCCTGGACGTGCCCAACAACGATGTGCTGCTGGACTGGGCGGCCACGCCGCACAAGCCCCTGGCCGGCCAGGTGGTTTTTTACGACACTGCCCAGTACATCGCTCACGAAACCATCGCATTTTCGGCCGGCGAATGCGTGGGCTACCAGGAGTATTTTGAGAGCGGAGCTGGCCGCGACGGCGCCTACGTGTGCCACCTCACCGTTGCGGCCGCGAGTTTTGAGCTGCGCAGTGGCGGGCCGGCCGTGGCCATAGCGGCAATGGCCATTGGCAGCAGCGGCAGTGGCCATAGCGGCGGCCGCAAGGCCCAAGACCTGCCCAGCGCCGCACTGGCAGCCGGCGCCGATAGCATCGAACCGGCCGTGCCCGCGGTAGTGCGGCCCGTAGCCACCGCCGAGGAGGTAGCAGCAGCGGCGGCCCTGGTAGCCAGCAACATGGCTGCGCTCAACCTCAAGGCCCTGCCCAAAGCCGTGAACCCGGAAAACGGCATGACCAACTGCACGCATATCACGGAAGCCGTGGTGGCCCGCCTGCGCGGCACCGACCCCGAAGCTGTGGCCCCCGCCGATGGACAATTGCGGAAAATTCCTGAAATTGAGGCGATGCACGGCATCACTTTCCAACGCGAGCCCGGCACGGACTTTCACAAAGCATTCCGCGACATCGAGAGCCAGCCGGAGGGCACCATTGGCCTGCTCGTGATGCTGCCCAAGGGGCCGGGCAGCATGGGCCACATCGTGACGGTGGTGAACAACAACGGCAAGGCCACCATCATTGAAGGGCAGCACCGGGATATGCTCAACCCCGCCGAGCTCATCACCAGCTCGACGCGCGCCGAGCGCCGCTACGGCGACGAAGACGCTACCCACCTGATGCTGGCCATTCTACCGCCCCCCAATACTTCCCTGCCGGCCTAGTGGCTGGCTGGCGTTGCACCGCCGCCCCCTTACCTCCCTGCTTCCCCTCCCATGCTCGACAAAGAACAAGCCCGGCAAATTGCGCTCGAAGTCATTGGCCACTTAAGCAAAACCAGTGGCGACAACCTCGTTATTATGGAAGACGGCATCATTGAAAAGCCAATGGCGTGGGTGTTCAACTATAATTCGGCGGAGTATAACGCTTCGCGCGATTTTCGCCACATGGTGTTCGGCATTACGCCGCTCATGGTGAACCGCCGCACCGGCGAGGCCCGCCAGCTGCCGCCCATGCTGCAGGGCGAGGCGCTGGACGAGTACCTGGCCAGTGTCGGGGCCGGCCCCGACGCCGCTGCCGGCAATTAGGTTTTCTCCCCCATTCTGCCTGCCCTTTTTATGAACAGCGGCTACATTCCCGAGGCCATTCTGGCCCGCCTGCACCAGACCAATCCCGAGGCCATTGCACTCAATGCCGGCCCCCGCCTGCTGCGCGACATTGAAGCCAGCCTGCGCGTGCAGCTGCAACAGGTGGCCGACTTTGCCGAGGTTTTTCGGCTGATGGCCGACAGCGCGCCGGGCACCTCGGCCCTGCTCCTCATCCTGGACCGGCACACGGTGAGTGCCCACGTCGTCCTCATCGTCAACCCCGACGGTGCGCCCCTCATCATCGAGGGCCAAAGCTGGGGACCGACGTATCCGGCCGATACGTTCACGACGCCGGCCCAGGCCCAGGCCCGCTACGGCGCGGCCGTCGACCTCAAGCTGGGGGTAGTGCCGCCGCCCACCGCCCGCTAAGGCGCCCGCCGCGCTTTTTTCGCTCACTTCCTTTCATTTCCCATGCTCACCAAAGACGAGGCCCGCCGGGTTGCCCGCACCACGCTGGACATTATTCAGGAAATGCCCGGCAATGCCGACCTGAACCTGATGCTGATTGAACCGCTGGTGGTGGAGGCTGAACTGGCGTGGCTGTTTCCCTTCAACACCCGCGAATACGTGGAAACCGGCAACGTGGGCGCCATGGCCATTGGCGTGGGGCCCATTGTAGTGAACCGCGCCACCGGCGTGCCCTTTGTGGCGCCGCCCATGCCCACCGAGCTGCTGCTGGCCCAGTACGCCGCCAGCAACGGGGAGCCCTACAGCTGGTTCTGAGCCGCGGCCCAGCACCCGTGCCCGCCGCGCCATGCCCGAGCGGAACAATTTCCAGCGGGTGTACGAATGCACGGCCCCGCCCTACGCCGACCCCGTGAACAAGGAACCCAAGTTTTACGTGTAGGAGCGGCCGGCCACGGCGCAGCCCGTATCGGGCGACTACAAGGGAAAGCTCAACAACGGGCACTGCCTGAAAAGCGGCGACGGGCAATGCTTCGTGCCCAATAAGCTGGCCCGCGACAAAGACTACGGGTTCGGCAACCACAGCGCCGACGTTACTGCCCTCCACAAATCATGGTAAATTACCGCGCCGCGTACCAGGCCCTGTTGCAACGGGGCGCCCAAGCCCTCGACGAGCTGCTGCAACTGTACACGCCCGACATCCGGGCCGCGAAAGACTGGGCCGACGTGAGCACCGCCGATACGCGCAACAAGCGCAATAGCCTGATGGAACGGCTGGCCGCCCCCCTCCAGGTAACGGCCGACGACACCAGCACGCTGGTGATGTCCCTGGGCCACTACCTCGACAGCCACTGGGCCGACTACCAGGAAGATTTTCCCGTGGCAAACCCGCAAAAGCGGGCCCGGCTGGAGGTTCTGCACGCCCAACTGGCCGAAGTGACGCAAGGCATCGGCGAGATTTATAACGCCCTGCGCACCCCGTAGCAGCCCGGTGCCACCACGCCCGGCCGCCGGCGGTTTTACTCCCGGTCGAAATTCGCCCGCTTGCCCAGCGCGGCCATGCGCATGGTTTCGGCCACGCGGCGGGCGCGGGTTTCGGGCTGCCTGGCGCCCAGCACCCAGGTCAGAATCTGCTTGCGGGCCGAGGGCGCGAAGGCGGCAAATTGGGCCTGCGCGGCGGCATTGGCGGCCAGCGCTTCGGCCAAATCGTCGGGCACGAGGCCGGCTTCGGCGGCGTCGAGGCTTTCCCAGGCCCCGTTTTGCTTGGCGCGGGCAATGGCGGCCAGGCCGGCGGGCATGAGCAGCCCGGCGGCTTCGAGGCGCTGCAGCCGCTCCTTGTTCACCTTGCTCCAACCGCTGCGGGGCCGGCGCGGCGTGTAGAGCTGCTGCGAGCGCGCGGCGTCGAGCTTGCGCGGGTGCGAGTCTATCCAGCCGAAACAGAGGGCTTCTTCCACGGCTTCGGCGTAGCTGAGGCTGGGCAGGCCGCTGGCTTTTTTGCAGTACACCAGCCACACGCCGGCGGCGCTGGCGTGGTGCGCGGCCAGCCACTGCCGCCACTCGGCGCGGCTGGCGGGCTGGAACTGGGGGTGGGCGTCGGGGCTGGGCATGGGCGGGTTTGTGGTGCGGCGCGAGGGTTTGTAGTGCGAAGGAAAGGTTTGTTGTCCGGACGGAAGGTTTGTGGTTCGGCAACGAAGGTTTGTGCTTCGGCACGAAGGTTTGTGGTTCGGAAGCCTCGGGCGGTGCTTCGGCAGCAAGGTTTGTGCTTCGGAAACGATTGGCGGGACTTCGGAAGCCAAGGTTTGTTGTTCGGAACCGGTTGGCGAGGCTTCGGAAGCGGTTGGCGGGCGTTCGGAAGCCAAGGTTTGTGCTTCGGAAGGTGTTGGCGGGCGTTCGGAAGCAGTTGGCGAGCGTTGGGAAGGAAAGGTTTGTGGTCCAGAAGCCGTTGGCGAGCATTGGGAAGCCGCTGATGGGGCTGGGGAAGCTGGGGGCGGCTGAAGTAGACTTTTGCCACTACATTAGTAGCCCTCTACCATTTTAAGGTAAGAGCATCAAGACCGAGCTATGAAAAGAGAGACGAAAATCACTTCTGCAGGCATCAAGAAGGTTCTCAAGAATTATAACCATAATAATTCTATTGCAGAATTTATATGGAATGGTTTCGATGCAAAAGCTACAACAGTGAAATTGGATTATGAGGCTGACGCCATTGGGAGAATACAGTCAATATCTATTAGTGATAATGGCTATGGAATCAACACGGCCAAATTAGATGAGAAATTTGACAAGTTTTACGATTCTGAGAAAAGCATTGAAATTCAATCTCCAAAGCACTCATCAACTTTACATGGCAAGAATGGAATTGGCCGATTGACGTTTTTTACTTTTGCTAACAATGCAGAATGGAAGACTTGCTATAAGAATGGGAAATTTAGAGGAGGAATCATTCGCATTGATTCGGATAATCTAAAATCTTCCACAGCAGTAGAAACCGAACCTCCTTTTCAAGAAACTGAAACCACTGTCACATTTAACAACATAACAATATTTGAGCAAAATATTCAAAAGGAAGTAATCCCTTTCTTAAAAGAGGAGTTTTGCTGGTTTCTTGAGCTTCACAAATCCAAGGGCTATCGCATAATCATCAATAACACTTTGCTTGACTATAGCGACTTAATCCTTGATTCAGAAAATTTTGTTATTAAAGAGCAATCAGCGGTTTTCGAAATCAAATACATACAATGGTCTAAAATACTCAATAAAGAGAATTCAAAATTCTACTACCTAAACAGCAAGAATAGTGAAGTCTATAAAGATTTTACTACGCTCAATAGGAAAGGCGACCAATTCTATCATAGCTTATATATTCAAAGCAATTTCTTCAATAATTTTGATTTTAGAAACCAAAATGAAGCACAAACCCTTCTTTTCGCAAAAGCTAAATCGGCGCCGGAATACAAAACATTAAATAAAGAGTTAGATATTTTTCTACAGAAAAAACGCAAACCATACCTACGGCACTATGCAGAAACGCTCATAGATGATTATGAGCGTCTAGGTGTTTTTCCGGAATTTAAAAATTCTTGGGAATCTGCTAGAAAAACAGAGCTAAAAGAAACCATTATGGGGCTCTACGAAGTCCAGCCCAAAATATTTATTGATTTAAACCTTGAACAGAAGAAAACGTTTGTTAGATTCTTAAATCTATTATTAGAATCAAATGAGCGAGAACATATTTTTGACATTCTCGAAGAAGTTACAAACCTAGATTCAGCTGAGAGGAAAGACTTAGCAAATTTATTCAAAACCACTAAGCTCAACAGAATAGTCGCAACTCTTAAGTTGATAGAAGACAGGTATAGAACCTACCATGACCTATATGACATTGTCTTCAAGCCCGAATTAAACGCGGCTGAAGTTCCTCACTTGCAGACCCTAATCGAGAACCATTATTGGATTTTTGGTGAAGAATATCACTTAGTCACTGCAGCGGAACCCAAATTTAATGAAGCATTGAGGAGATATATTTTTCACTTAAATGGAGAAAAACCAGAAGTAAATATCGACCACGAGCACAAGAACAAGGAAATGGATATTTTTTCCTGTAGGTAGAATATAAAGAGTAACAAGATTGAAAACATCGTTGTAGAGCTAAAGCACCCAGCTATTGGGCTAGGCCAGAAAGAATATTCTCAAGTATTCAAGTACATGAGCGTAATATCTAGCCAACCTGAATTCAACGCCCCAAACATGGAGTGGAAGTTTTACTTGATTGGCAATAAGTTTGACACGTCAGGCTTTATCGAAAGCCAGATAGAAACAAACAGAACACATGGGGAAACTTCTTTAGTAATGTCAAAGGACTCTGGCCGAATCAAATTTTATATAAAGACTTGGAAAGAAGTTTTTAACGAATTTGAACTCAAGCACGACTTTTTAAACAAGAAGCTTATGTTAGAGCGAGACAAGTTAATTGCTAGTGGAAACAGCGCAGATGAAATTGTTAAAAGAGTAATCCAAAACTCAGCTATAAGTCCCCCTGAGATTAATATGAAATGAGCAGAAACGCAAGAAGCTGAAGCTCCCGTAGCTTCAGCCTCTTTGCGTTTCGGCCGCCGGGCGGGGCGGTGGCTACCAGGGGATTTCGCCGGTGGCCGGGTTGTATTCCTCGCTGACGAACTTGCCGGTGGGGCCGTCGGCGCCCAACAGGGCGTATTTCACGACGCGGGCGCCGGCTTCCTGCACGGTGCCGGTGCCGCGGTGGCCGTTGAAATCGGTGGCCACGAAGCCGGGGTCTACGGCATTCACTTTGAAGGGCGTGTCGCGCAGCTCGTAGGCCAGATTGATGGTGTACATGTTGAGCGCCGACTTGGAAGAGTGGTACACGGCCGCTTTGTGGTGGTAGTACTTGTAGCCGTGCACCGGGTCGCTGTGCAGGGTGAGCGAGCCCTGGGCCGAGCTCACGTTTACGATGCGGGGCGCTGGCGACTGCCGCAGCAGGTCGAGGAAGGCCTGCGTCACGGCTATCACGCCGAAGAAGTTGGTGTCGAACACCCGCTGAAACTGGCTGATTTCGGAGGTGAGGGCCGACTGCGGCATGCCGCCGTTGATGCCGGCGTTGTTGATGAGCACGTCGAGGACGTCGGTTTTCTGGCCGATGGCCGCGCGGGCGGCTTGCACGGAGGCGGGGTCGGCCACGTCGAGCTGCACGGGTTCCACTTGGGTCAGGCCTTCGGCGTGGAGCTGGGCCACGGCTTGCCGGCCGTTTTCGGGGTCGCGGCTGCCGAGGTACACGTAGTAGCCTTGCTGCAGGAGCAGCCGGGCGGCTTCAAAACCGATGCTTTTGTTGGCGCCGGTAATCAGGGCTTTTTTCATGGTAAGAGGGTGTTGCTTATTGAACAACACAAAATTACCGGGCCCCAGTAGCGCCGTTACGGCACATTTGGCGGCATCACGGGTACATTTCGCGGCTGCCGGCGCGGTACTCGGCCGGGGTGAGGCCGGTTTCGCGCTTGAAGAAGCGGCTGAAGTAGGACGCATCGGCAAAGCCCAGGTCGTAGGCAATTTCCTTCACCGACTGCGGCGTGTGAAACAGCAGGCGCCGGGCCTCCAGCACCAGCCGCTCCTGGATGTGGGCAATGGCCGGCTTGCCGCTCTGGGCCTTCACCACCTCGCTCAGGTGCCCAGCCGAGATGTTCAGCAGGGCGGCGTAAGCGCCCACCTCGTGCCGCTCGCGGAAATGCTCCTCAATCCGGGCCCGGTACTTCCGCAGCAGCAGCTGGTCGGCCGAGGGCTCGTCGCCCGGAAACTGCTCGGTGTAGAGCCGGCTGAGGTAGGTGAGCAGCACGGTGAGGTGGGCCGTGAGCATGGGCTGCTGCCACTCGCCGGGCCGGTGGTACTCGGCTTCAAGCCGGGCCAGGGTGTCTTCCACAAAAGCCACATCGGCGGGCGTGAGGAGCAGCTCGTGGCCATTCTGAGGGTTGCGCAGCAGCGGCAGCTGCGCCAGCGCTTCGTTGGGCTGCCGGGCCAGAAACTCGCGCGTAAACGCTACGCTGACGCCCCACAGCGGCGCGAGCTTTTCCTTGAGCTGCAGCTGGCCGGGGGCCGAGAAGTACAGCGCGTTTTCCTTGAGCACGTAGGGCGTCATGTCCACCCAGTGCCGGCTGCCGCCGCGCTGCACGAACACTAGGTGGTAATAGTCCTTGCGGTGCGGCTGCAGCATGTTTTGCCGGAAGGCCGGTTGCTGGCCTTCGGCTCGCGTTAGTTGGAAGTGGCGGTTGCCGGGAGCGTCCGGCGCTGTCAGGGGGTAAAGTGGGATGGGCTGGTCGAGGAGTAGCGTGGGCATGGGGCGAAGCTAGGGGGTTTGCGCGTTCAGGAGACAGCGCCCCAACAAAACGGTGCAAGAACAGACCAAAAGAAACGGTCATGCTGAGCGCAGCCGAAGCATCTCTACCGCAGTAGTAAACCTAACTACTTGCGCGGTAGAGATGCTTCGGCTGCGCTCAGCATGACCGGTCTATTTTCCTATACTCATCCCGTTTACTACCCCAGATACGCCATATCCTCCGCGCTGAGCTGAATGTCTGCTGCGGCCAGGTTCTCGCGCAGGTGGGCCAGCGACGAAGTGCCCGGAATCGGCAGCAGCAGGGGCGACTTGTGCAGCAGCCAGGCAATGTTGAGCTGGGCTTCGGTCACGCCGCGCTGGCGGGCCAATTCGGCCAGCTTGTCGCCGGCTTTGGGCAGGCCGTGCACCAGCGAGAAGAAGGGCACCAGCGGGATGCCGTGCTGCTCGCACAGGGGCAGCACTTCGCCGCCGCGGGTTTCGCCGTGGCCGTCGTCGAGGGTGGTGCGCTGGGCGTAGCCGTACATGTTTTCCACGCTGGCTACTTCGCCCATTTGCAGGGCGGCGGTCAGCTCCTCGGGGGTCACGTTGCTCACGCCCACATGCAGAATTTTGCCTTCGCGCTGCATTTCGTACATCGCGCCCATCGACTCGGCAAAGGGCACGTCGCCGCCCGGCAACACCCGGAAGTGTACCAGCTGAATCTGCTCCTGACGCAGCGTGCGGAGGTTGTTTTCGATGCTGGTGCGCAGGTTTTCGGGGCGGGCGAAGGGAATCCAGCTTTTGTCGGGTTTGCGCGCGCCCCCCACTTTGGTGCAGATAACCAGGTCTTTCGCGTACGGATGCAGCGCCTCGGCAATCAGCCGGTTAGTTACGTCTTCGCCATAGTAGTCGGCGGTATCGATGAAGTTGACGCCGCTGGCCACGGCCGTTTTCAGGATTTCCAGGGCTTGCGGCCGGTCGGCCGGCTCGCCCCAAATGCCGGGGCCGGTGAGGCGCATGGTGCCGTAGCCCAGGCGGTTGACGGTGAGCGGATGGGCGGAATTAGGGGCAATGGTGATGGTGGAATGCATGGGGAATGGTTGATTGTGATTTGGATATGGGGTTTGTCTAGTCGTGCTGAACGCAGCAAAGCATCTTTACCGCTTCGTTCTACTGTGAGGCCTCACCCCCAGCCCCTCTCCCAAAGGAGAGGGGAGCCGGACGAAGCGGCAGAGGTGCTTCGGCTGCGCTCAGCATGACGTTCAGAAAGCTTGAAAACCTTAAGCAACCGCTACTAAAGCGTCGCTGCTACCAGGGAATCTCGCCGGTTTCCGGGTTAGTTTCCTCGCTGAACAGCTGGCCGGTGGGGCCGTTGGCATCTACCACGGCGTATTTCACCACGCGAGCGGCCGCATCGGGCACGGTGCCGGGGCCGCTGTGGCCGTTGAAATCGGTAGCGGTATAGCCGGGGTCCACGGCGTTCACCTTGAAGGGGGTGTCGCGCAGCTCGTAGGCCAGCGCCACGGTGTACATGTTGAGCGCGGCTTTGGACGAGTTGTAAGCCGCCGGCTTGACGTGGTAGTACCCCCAGGCCGGGTCTGCGTTCAGGGCAATGGAACCCAGGCTCGACGTTACGGTGACGATGCGGGGCTCGCTGGCCTGCCGCAGCAAGTCCAGAAAGGCCTGCGTCGTTTCCACCACGGCAAACACGTTGGTGTTGTACACCTCCTTAAACACGGCCACATCGGCCGCCGTGGCGGTTTGGGGAAAGCCGCCGCTGATGCCCGCGTTGTTGATGAGCACGTCCAGACCAGTGGCTTTCTGGCCAATGGCCTGCCGGGCGGCCCGGATGGAGGCGCTGTCGGTCACTTCAAGCTGCACAGGCTCTACTTGGGTCAGGCCTTCGGCGTGAAGCTGGGCCACGGCCTGCTGGCCATTTTCGAGGCTGCGGCTGCCGAGGTACACGTAATAGCCCTGCTGGAGCAGCTGGCGGGCCGTTTCGAAGCCTATGCTGCGGTTGGCGCCGGTAATGAGAGCGTATTTCATGAGGGGGACTATTGCTGCGTTGATTAACAGAACAAAGGTCCCCCACCCCACCACGGGGCGCTAACAGGATTCAAACGAAAGTGTAAGAAATTCAAACGCCCAGCTGGGCCGTCGCGCCCGCGTGCTCCTGGCTGAGCAGCGCGCGCAGGGCCGACGGCGAGGCGCCGGTGTGCTTCTTGAAGAAGTTGTTGAAATACGTGGGGTACTCAAACCCCAGCCCGTAGGCGATTTCGGCGGTGCTCCAACTTGTGTGCTGGAGCAGGGCCTTGGCCTCGCTCACCAGGCGTTCGGCAATGTGCGCCGAGGTGGGCTTGCCGGTGAGCTCGCGCACGGCCCGGTTGAGGTGGTTGACGTGCACGGAGAGCTGGCGGGCAAAGTCGCCCGGCGTGCGCAGCTTCAGCCCATGGGCGGGCGAGTCGATGGGAAACTGCCGCTCCAGCAGCCCCTGAAACAGCGCCACGATGCGGCTGGCGGCGTTGGGGTGCTGGTAGTAGGTGGCCTGGGGCTGCATCTTTAGGGCCTCATGAATGATGAGGTTCAAGTAGTTGCGCACCACTTCCTGCTGGTAGAGGTAGCCCGAGCCCATCTCCTGCAGCATCTTGGCAAACAGGTGGCTGAGGTCGGCGTACTGCGCCTCGTTCACCCAGTACACCGGGTCGGAGCCGAGGCGGAACAGCGGCGACTCCTGCAGGCTGGCGGCCCGGTCGTTCACAATGAGAAACTCTTCGGTGAACATGCACAGGTAGCCGCCCTGCTCCTCCGACACCCGCTCCCAGGAATAGGGAATGAGCGGGTTGGAAAACACCAGCGCGGGCCGGTCGATGAGCACGCCGCGGCTGGCGTAGTTGTAACGGCTGGTGCCCGTGAGCAGCGCCACCTTATAGTAATCGCGCCGCCCAAACGTCAGGCTGCGGTAATTGAACTGCTCGCGGGTATAGACGTTCACGCGGCCCGACGCGACGAGGGGAGGCAGCTGGGCGGCGGGGGTGTTTGCGCCGGCTGGGGCGGGCAAAACGGCAGGCGGCGGGGTGGGCATGGGCATGTTTCAAAAGTAAACAAATCAAACCAACGCTAAGCTTCGCCTAGCCCAACGCACAGCATTGGAAACAGGCGCTACCGGCTTTGGTTCTGGCACCGGCCGCTTGCCCGCAGCGGCCAGACCCGCCCGCAACCCGGGCGCAAACCCGCCCCGTATAGCCGGCTATGCCCGATACGCCCCACTCCCCCACCCGCCCCGACCAAGACGAGCCGGAACTGACGCCTTCGGGCGCGCCCATCTACCGCCACGAAGAAGCGGCTCCGTTTGAGCTGGCCGATGGCGACGAAACCACCATTGCGGCCATTTCCGACCACATCGAGCGCCACCTGGGGCCGG
Proteins encoded in this region:
- a CDS encoding LytR/AlgR family response regulator transcription factor gives rise to the protein MPSAPIRCLIVDDEPLAHQVLTQFISQTPGLVLAGTCRNAMEAHEHLTSQPVDLLFLDIEMPLMNGLAFLRTLKHPPQTIITTAYREYAYEGYELDVLDYLLKPFSYERFVKATGRYQPPTPAAPAEERHLLLKDQGGLLRVPLGSIRYVEGCKDYVKVVTTAKTYLHHATMKEMADQLGPDFGRTHRSFIVAAAHIQRLLPEQVLLADGTALPIGNSYKPELLAWFKNG
- the tssD gene encoding type VI secretion system tube protein TssD; the protein is MASFHAELHLTGTSYRVVRCQYACHQSTDARGRVNAKVRHDLLLLTLDVPNNDVLLDWAATPHKPLAGQVVFYDTAQYIAHETIAFSAGECVGYQEYFESGAGRDGAYVCHLTVAAASFELRSGGPAVAIAAMAIGSSGSGHSGGRKAQDLPSAALAAGADSIEPAVPAVVRPVATAEEVAAAAALVASNMAALNLKALPKAVNPENGMTNCTHITEAVVARLRGTDPEAVAPADGQLRKIPEIEAMHGITFQREPGTDFHKAFRDIESQPEGTIGLLVMLPKGPGSMGHIVTVVNNNGKATIIEGQHRDMLNPAELITSSTRAERRYGDEDATHLMLAILPPPNTSLPA
- a CDS encoding YrhB domain-containing protein, which codes for MLDKEQARQIALEVIGHLSKTSGDNLVIMEDGIIEKPMAWVFNYNSAEYNASRDFRHMVFGITPLMVNRRTGEARQLPPMLQGEALDEYLASVGAGPDAAAGN
- a CDS encoding toxin glutamine deamidase domain-containing protein, with the protein product MNSGYIPEAILARLHQTNPEAIALNAGPRLLRDIEASLRVQLQQVADFAEVFRLMADSAPGTSALLLILDRHTVSAHVVLIVNPDGAPLIIEGQSWGPTYPADTFTTPAQAQARYGAAVDLKLGVVPPPTAR
- a CDS encoding YrhB domain-containing protein gives rise to the protein MLTKDEARRVARTTLDIIQEMPGNADLNLMLIEPLVVEAELAWLFPFNTREYVETGNVGAMAIGVGPIVVNRATGVPFVAPPMPTELLLAQYAASNGEPYSWF
- a CDS encoding YdeI/OmpD-associated family protein; the protein is MPSPDAHPQFQPASRAEWRQWLAAHHASAAGVWLVYCKKASGLPSLSYAEAVEEALCFGWIDSHPRKLDAARSQQLYTPRRPRSGWSKVNKERLQRLEAAGLLMPAGLAAIARAKQNGAWESLDAAEAGLVPDDLAEALAANAAAQAQFAAFAPSARKQILTWVLGARQPETRARRVAETMRMAALGKRANFDRE
- a CDS encoding ATP-binding protein, whose translation is MKRETKITSAGIKKVLKNYNHNNSIAEFIWNGFDAKATTVKLDYEADAIGRIQSISISDNGYGINTAKLDEKFDKFYDSEKSIEIQSPKHSSTLHGKNGIGRLTFFTFANNAEWKTCYKNGKFRGGIIRIDSDNLKSSTAVETEPPFQETETTVTFNNITIFEQNIQKEVIPFLKEEFCWFLELHKSKGYRIIINNTLLDYSDLILDSENFVIKEQSAVFEIKYIQWSKILNKENSKFYYLNSKNSEVYKDFTTLNRKGDQFYHSLYIQSNFFNNFDFRNQNEAQTLLFAKAKSAPEYKTLNKELDIFLQKKRKPYLRHYAETLIDDYERLGVFPEFKNSWESARKTELKETIMGLYEVQPKIFIDLNLEQKKTFVRFLNLLLESNEREHIFDILEEVTNLDSAERKDLANLFKTTKLNRIVATLKLIEDRYRTYHDLYDIVFKPELNAAEVPHLQTLIENHYWIFGEEYHLVTAAEPKFNEALRRYIFHLNGEKPEVNIDHEHKNKEMDIFSCR
- a CDS encoding SDR family oxidoreductase, which encodes MKKALITGANKSIGFEAARLLLQQGYYVYLGSRDPENGRQAVAQLHAEGLTQVEPVQLDVADPASVQAARAAIGQKTDVLDVLINNAGINGGMPQSALTSEISQFQRVFDTNFFGVIAVTQAFLDLLRQSPAPRIVNVSSAQGSLTLHSDPVHGYKYYHHKAAVYHSSKSALNMYTINLAYELRDTPFKVNAVDPGFVATDFNGHRGTGTVQEAGARVVKYALLGADGPTGKFVSEEYNPATGEIPW
- a CDS encoding AraC family transcriptional regulator — translated: MPTLLLDQPIPLYPLTAPDAPGNRHFQLTRAEGQQPAFRQNMLQPHRKDYYHLVFVQRGGSRHWVDMTPYVLKENALYFSAPGQLQLKEKLAPLWGVSVAFTREFLARQPNEALAQLPLLRNPQNGHELLLTPADVAFVEDTLARLEAEYHRPGEWQQPMLTAHLTVLLTYLSRLYTEQFPGDEPSADQLLLRKYRARIEEHFRERHEVGAYAALLNISAGHLSEVVKAQSGKPAIAHIQERLVLEARRLLFHTPQSVKEIAYDLGFADASYFSRFFKRETGLTPAEYRAGSREMYP
- a CDS encoding aldo/keto reductase, which codes for MHSTITIAPNSAHPLTVNRLGYGTMRLTGPGIWGEPADRPQALEILKTAVASGVNFIDTADYYGEDVTNRLIAEALHPYAKDLVICTKVGGARKPDKSWIPFARPENLRTSIENNLRTLRQEQIQLVHFRVLPGGDVPFAESMGAMYEMQREGKILHVGVSNVTPEELTAALQMGEVASVENMYGYAQRTTLDDGHGETRGGEVLPLCEQHGIPLVPFFSLVHGLPKAGDKLAELARQRGVTEAQLNIAWLLHKSPLLLPIPGTSSLAHLRENLAAADIQLSAEDMAYLG
- a CDS encoding SDR family oxidoreductase — protein: MKYALITGANRSIGFETARQLLQQGYYVYLGSRSLENGQQAVAQLHAEGLTQVEPVQLEVTDSASIRAARQAIGQKATGLDVLINNAGISGGFPQTATAADVAVFKEVYNTNVFAVVETTQAFLDLLRQASEPRIVTVTSSLGSIALNADPAWGYYHVKPAAYNSSKAALNMYTVALAYELRDTPFKVNAVDPGYTATDFNGHSGPGTVPDAAARVVKYAVVDANGPTGQLFSEETNPETGEIPW
- a CDS encoding helix-turn-helix domain-containing protein, with protein sequence MPMPTPPPAVLPAPAGANTPAAQLPPLVASGRVNVYTREQFNYRSLTFGRRDYYKVALLTGTSRYNYASRGVLIDRPALVFSNPLIPYSWERVSEEQGGYLCMFTEEFLIVNDRAASLQESPLFRLGSDPVYWVNEAQYADLSHLFAKMLQEMGSGYLYQQEVVRNYLNLIIHEALKMQPQATYYQHPNAASRIVALFQGLLERQFPIDSPAHGLKLRTPGDFARQLSVHVNHLNRAVRELTGKPTSAHIAERLVSEAKALLQHTSWSTAEIAYGLGFEYPTYFNNFFKKHTGASPSALRALLSQEHAGATAQLGV